The Periplaneta americana isolate PAMFEO1 chromosome 2, P.americana_PAMFEO1_priV1, whole genome shotgun sequence genome has a window encoding:
- the LOC138692517 gene encoding beta-mannosidase-like, which translates to MARTLLLTAAILILTAYADTTLIRDSSTLDGTWTVRNANGSIEADAVVPGGIYTDLRTAGILSQDIYYRFNDIEYRWVSRDDWTYSTNFQVAPELIQKQQIFLVFHGVDTVASVYLNDEHIGDCDNMFVRYSFPIKSVIQSGENHLEVRFQSAITAAQARSEEQAKNYVVPPDCVPKEYRGECHANFLRKMQASFSWDWGPAFPSAGLWKSVVLEAFDTAVIRDVTTNIQQMEDHWLIDVNVFLESGEEVSEVSGKFEVILQLDTQPMTVTKEATLTPDQSGDLKATVQIEVPKEEVELWWPNEFGAQKLYNLSVTFQDSSEQEVSQTSLKVGFRTIELVQDPVEEGTGLTFYVKVNDVPIFSKGSNWIPSHVLPEKSADPVTIHHLLSSSKKAHMNMLRVWGGGLYESDLFYQLADEMGILIWQDFMFACALYPTNEEFLQSVTTEVKQQVRRLQHHPSLAIWAGNNENEGALRDNWYGTSGSNYSIYKADYIKLYVDTIRTAVQAEDDRPFVVSSPSNGLETEKEGYIADNPGSSLYGDIHYYNYLGIGWQPSTYPKTRFASEYGFQSLPSFKTLSAVSEPSDWSLASDFSDHRQHHPGGNSEMQIEMLQSLPVPADITSPEEYQTFIYFSQIYQAMAIKTETENYRRWRSTLLSDGQGLTMGALYWQLNDIWQAPSWASIELGGKWKILHYFACNFFAPVLVSPFVTDSGNLEVHLISDLLQDMETLLTISVYKWDSLTPVYEVSSNHTLRSASAGKEVDLYLSDFLHTAGCEDDVLQSCFLYFTLSAQDGQVISPNNFVFPSSLGNLVNFKRANIVVDTVTPGAEANEFEVDIKTDGVALFVLLETDNIEGHFSDNGFIMVTPTRRIQFNAKQSISSDQLKQAITIVSLADFQ; encoded by the coding sequence ATGGCGCGGACGTTGTTACTGACAGCTGCAATACTCATACTGACAGCTTATGCAGATACTACACTTATACGAGATTCTTCAACACTAGATGGAACTTGGACAGTTCGAAATGCAAATGGGAGTATAGAAGCTGATGCTGTAGTTCCTGGAGGAATTTACACTGATTTGCGGACAGCTGGCATACTCTCACAAGACATCTATTATCGCTTCAATGACATTGAATATCGCTGGGTCAGCAGGGATGATTGGACTTACTCCACTAACTTTCAAGTTGCGCCAGAGTTAATTCAGAAACAACAAATCTTCTTGGTGTTTCACGGAGTTGACACTGTTGCTTCTGTCTACCTCAATGACGAACATATTGGCGACTGTGATAACATGTTTGTTCGCTACTCATTTCCCATCAAGTCAGTTATCCAAAGTGGTGAAAACCATCTTGAGGTGAGATTTCAATCAGCTATAACTGCAGCTCAAGCCAGATCTGAAGAACAAGCCAAAAACTACGTTGTGCCACCAGATTGTGTTCCGAAAGAATACAGAGGGGAGTGTCATGCTAACTTCCTTCGGAAGATGCAGGCATCGTTTTCGTGGGATTGGGGACCTGCCTTTCCTTCTGCAGGGCTCTGGAAGAGTGTGGTGTTGGAAGCTTTTGACACAGCTGTGATTCGGGATGTGACAACAAATATACAACAAATGGAAGATCATTGGCTCATAGACGTTAATGTATTTCTGGAATCTGGAGAGGAAGTTTCAGAAGTGAGTGGTAAATTCGAAGTCATTCTTCAACTTGACACACAACCTATGACTGTTACAAAAGAGGCAACATTAACACCAGATCAAAGTGGGGACCTCAAAGCAACTGTCCAAATAGAGGTTCCAAAGGAAGAAGTTGAATTGTGGTGGCCTAATGAGTTTGGTGCTCAGAAACTTTATAATTTGTCTGTCACATTTCAGGACAGTTCTGAACAGGAGGTAAGTCAAACCTCGTTGAAAGTGGGTTTCAGGACAATTGAACTAGTACAGGATCCTGTGGAAGAGGGGACTGGCCTCACCTTTTATGTTAAAGTAAATGAtgtgccaatattttcaaaagggTCCAATTGGATACCATCACATGTTCTTCCTGAAAAATCAGCTGATCCAGTAACAATCCATCACCTTCTGTCATCAAGCAAAAAGGCCCACATGAATATGCTGCGTGTGTGGGGTGGTGGGTTATACGAATCAGATCTCTTCTATCAACTGGCAGATGAGATGGGAATATTAATCTGGCAAGACTTCATGTTTGCATGTGCTCTATATCCCACAAATGAAGAATTCCTCCAGTCCGTTACAACTGAAGTGAAGCAGCAAGTTCGAAGACTTCAACATCACCCAAGTCTTGCAATATGGGCAggcaataatgaaaatgaaggCGCTCTCAGGGACAACTGGTATGGTACTAGTGGCAGTAATTACAGTATATACAAAGCAGATTACATCAAACTTTATGTAGATACGATACGTACTGCAGTGCAGGCAGAAGACGATCGTCCCTTCGTTGTGTCCAGTCCATCAAATGGATTAGAAACTGAAAAGGAGGGCTACATAGCTGATAATCCTGGCAGTTCGCTATATGGAGACATACACTATTACAACTATTTAGGCATTGGATGGCAACCTTCCACCTATCCAAAGACACGTTTTGCATCAGAATATGGTTTCCAGTCTCTTCCATCATTCAAAACCTTGTCAGCAGTGTCAGAACCTTCAGACTGGAGTTTGGCATCAGACTTCTCTGACCACAGACAACACCATCCTGGAGGAAATTCTGAGATGCAGATAGAAATGCTACAAAGTCTCCCAGTTCCAGCAGACATAACCAGTCCAGAAGAATATCAGACCTTCATATATTTCAGCCAGATTTATCAAGCCATGGCCATCAAAACTGAAACTGAGAATTACAGACGATGGAGAAGCACACTGCTGTCAGATGGACAGGGACTAACAATGGGTGCCCTATACTGGCAACTGAATGACATCTGGCAGGCACCATCTTGGGCTTCTATAGAATTAGGGGGGAAATGGAAAATACTACATTATTTCGCATGCAATTTCTTTGCGCCGGTTCTTGTGTCTCCCTTTGTGACAGATAGTGGAAACTTAGAAGTGCATCTTATATCAGATCTCTTGCAGGATATGGAGACATTGCTCACGATTTCTGTGTACAAATGGGACAGTCTAACTCCTGTATACGAAGTCTCTTCTAACCACACACTACGTAGTGCATCTGCTGGTAAAGAAGTTGATTTATATCTTAGTGATTTTCTGCATACTGCCGGATGTGAGGATGATGTATTACAGAGTTGTTTCCTATACTTCACACTGAGTGCACAAGATGGACAAGTAATTAGTCCAAATAATTTTGTGTTTCCGTCATCTCTCGGAAACCTTGTTAATTTTAAAAGAGCAAATATTGTTGTAGATACTGTGACACCTGGAGCAGAGGCTAATGAATTTGAGGTAGATATAAAGACAGATGGAGTGGCATTATTTGTGTTGCTAGAAACAGACAATATTGAGGGTCACTTCTCAGACAATGGTTTCATAATGGTTACGCCTACTCGAAGAATACAGTTCAATGCAAAACAAAGTATCAGTAGTGATCAGTTGAAGCAAGCTATTACAATTGTTTCACTTGCTGATTTTCAGTGa
- the LOC138692451 gene encoding beta-mannosidase-like isoform X2 yields MISTFQFKWIFLMISTMMAGILLLTSAIVTFTTFIDATLLLDSSALDGTWTVRNANGTIKAAAVVPGGIYTDLRTAGILSQDIYYRFNDIEYRWVSMDNWTYSTNFQVAPELIKKQQIFLVFHGVDTVASVYLNDKHIGDCGNMFVRYSFPIKSVIQSGENHLEVRFQSAITAAQARSEEQAKNYVVPPNCVPKEYRGECHVNFLRKMQASFAWDWGPAFPSAGLWKSVVLEAFDTAVIRDVTTNAKETKDHWILDVKIFFETGREVSEVSGKFEVSLQLDTQLLITTKAVTMTPDVPGEFNATVQMEVAKEDVELWWPNEFGAQKLYNLSVSFNDSFGKEVSQTSLKVGFRTIELVQEPVKKGTGLTFYFKVNNVSIFSKGSNWIPSHVLPEKSADPVTIHHLLSSSKKAHMNMLRVWGGGLYESDLFYQLADEMGILIWQDFMFACALYPTNPEFLRSVKTEVKQQVRRLQHHPSIALWAGNNENEAALRGNWYGTSGSKYSLYKADYIKLYVDTIRPLVQAEDSRPYVVSSPSNGLESEQEGYIADNPYSSLYGDTHYYNYLANGWQPAIYPETRFASEYGFQSLPSFKTLSAVSELSDWSMTSNFSDHRQHHPGGNYEMQIEMLQTLPVPADITSPEEYQTFIYFSQIYQAMAIKTETENYRRWRSTLISNGQGLTMGALYWQLNDIWQAPSWASIEFGGKWKMLHYFACNFFAPVLVSPCMTISGELEVHLISDLLQDMETVLTISVYSWDSLTPIYKISSNHILHNASVTKVVDTYLVDFVHSVGCKGNVFQSCFFYFTLQTRSGQDISPHNFLLLSSLAEIVGFRRANITVDAVTPGAEAKVFEVKIKTDAVALFVWLEAYNIEGHFSDNGFLMVTSSRKVQFNAKQNITSDQLKQAVTIISLADIH; encoded by the coding sequence TACAATGATGGCTGGAATCCTCTTACTGACAAGTGCTATAGTCACATTCACTACTTTTATAGATGCTACACTTTTACTAGACTCTTCAGCACTGGATGGAACGTGGACAGTTCGAAATGCAAATGGGACTATAAAAGCAGCTGCTGTGGTCCCTGGAGGAATTTACACTGACTTGCGGACAGCTGGCATACTCTCACAAGACATCTATTATCGCTTCAATGACATTGAATATCGGTGGGTCAGTATGGACAACTGGACCTACTCTACCAACTTTCAAGTGGCACCAGAGCTGATTAAAAAACAACAAATCTTCTTGGTGTTTCACGGAGTTGACACTGTTGCTTCTGTCTACCTCAATGACAAACATATTGGCGACTGTGGTAACATGTTTGTTCGCTACTCATTTCCCATCAAGTCAGTTATCCAAAGTGGTGAAAACCATCTTGAGGTGAGATTTCAATCAGCTATAACTGCAGCTCAAGCCAGATCTGAAGAACAAGCCAAAAACTACGTTGTGCCACCTAACTGTGTTCCAAAAGAATACAGAGGGGAGTGTCATGTTAACTTCCTTCGGAAGATGCAGGCATCGTTTGCATGGGATTGGGGACCTGCCTTTCCTTCTGCAGGGCTCTGGAAGAGTGTGGTGTTGGAAGCATTTGACACAGCTGTGATTCGGGATGTGACAACAAATGCTAAAGAAACGAAAGATCATTGGATTTTAgacgttaaaatattttttgaaacagGAAGAGAAGTTTCAGAAGTAAGTGGTAAATTTGAAGTCAGTCTTCAGCTTGATACACAACTTCTAATAACTACAAAGGCGGTAACAATGACTCCAGATGTACCTGGAGAATTTAACGCTACCGTTCAAATGGAGGTTGCAAAGGAAGATGTTGAATTGTGGTGGCCCAACGAGTTTGGTGCTCAGAAGCTTTATAATTTGTCTGTTTCCTTTAATGATAGTTTTGGCAAGGAGGTAAGTCAGACCTCGTTGAAAGTGGGTTTCAGGACAATTGAACTAGTGCAAGAACCAGTAAAAAAAGGGACTGGCCTTacgttttattttaaagtaaataacGTATCGATTTTTTCAAAAGGCTCCAATTGGATACCATCACATGTTCTTCCTGAAAAATCAGCTGATCCGGTAACAATACATCACCTTCTGTCATCAAGCAAAAAGGCCCACATGAATATGCTGCGTGTGTGGGGTGGTGGGTTATATGAATCAGATCTCTTCTATCAACTGGCAGATGAGATGGGAATATTAATCTGGCAAGACTTCATGTTTGCATGTGCTCTATATCCTACAAACCCAGAATTCCTCCGATCTGTTAAAACTGAAGTAAAGCAGCAAGTTCGAAGACTTCAACATCACCCCAGCATTGCATTATGGGCAGGAAACAATGAGAATGAAGCTGCTCTTAGGGGCAATTGGTATGGTACTAGTGGAAGCAAGTACAGTTTATACAAAGCAGATTACATCAAACTCTATGTAGATACGATACGACCTTTGGTTCAGGCAGAAGACAGTCGTCCTTATGTTGTATCTAGTCCATCAAATGGATTAGAATCAGAACAGGAGGGCTACATAGCTGATAATCCATATAGCTCACTGTATGGAGACACACATTATTACAACTATTTGGCTAATGGGTGGCAGCCAGCCATATATCCAGAGACACGTTTTGCATCGGAGTATGGTTTCCAGTCTCTTCCATCATTCAAAACTTTGTCAGCAGTGTCAGAACTTTCAGATTGGAGTATGACATCTAATTTCTCCGACCACAGGCAACACCACCCTGGAGGAAATTATGAGATGCAGATAGAAATGCTACAAACCCTCCCAGTTCCAGCAGACATAACCAGTCCTGAAGAATATCAGACCTTCATATACTTCAGCCAGATTTATCAAGCCATGGCTATCAAGACTGAAACTGAGAATTACAGACGATGGCGAAGCACATTGATATCAAATGGACAAGGACTAACAATGGGTGCCCTATACTGGCAACTGAATGACATCTGGCAGGCACCATCTTGGGCTTCTATAGAATTTGGGGGGAAATGGAAAATGCTACATTATTTCGCATGCAATTTCTTTGCACCAGTTCTTGTATCTCCTTGTATGACAATTAGTGGAGAGCTTGAAGTGCATCTTATATcagacctcttgcaggatatgGAAACAGTACTCACGATTTCTGTGTACAGTTGGGACAGTCTAACTCCAATCTACAAAATTTCATCAAACCACATATTACACAATGCATCTGTCACTAAAGTAGTTGATACATATCTGGTGGATTTTGTACACAGTGTCGGATGTAAGGGCAATGTATTTCAAAGTTGCTTCTTTTACTTTACACTGCAGACACGCAGTGGACAAGACATTAGTCCACATAACTTTTTGTTACTTTCATCTCTCGCAGAAATTGTTGGTTTCAGAAGAGCAAACATTACTGTGGATGCTGTGACACCTGGGGCAGAGGCTAAAGTGTTTGAGGTAAAAATTAAAACAGATGCAGTGGCATTATTTGTATGGCTGGAGGCATACAATATTGAGGGCCACTTCTCGGACAATGGGTTCTTGATGGTTACTTCTAGTCGAAAAGTGCAGttcaatgcaaaacaaaatatcaCAAGTGATCAACTAAAGCAAGCTGTTACAATTATTTCACTTGCAGATATCCACTAA
- the LOC138692451 gene encoding beta-mannosidase-like isoform X1, which produces MSVKTHIRVIESQNFIPKILKLKLPSFSFVLSTMMAGILLLTSAIVTFTTFIDATLLLDSSALDGTWTVRNANGTIKAAAVVPGGIYTDLRTAGILSQDIYYRFNDIEYRWVSMDNWTYSTNFQVAPELIKKQQIFLVFHGVDTVASVYLNDKHIGDCGNMFVRYSFPIKSVIQSGENHLEVRFQSAITAAQARSEEQAKNYVVPPNCVPKEYRGECHVNFLRKMQASFAWDWGPAFPSAGLWKSVVLEAFDTAVIRDVTTNAKETKDHWILDVKIFFETGREVSEVSGKFEVSLQLDTQLLITTKAVTMTPDVPGEFNATVQMEVAKEDVELWWPNEFGAQKLYNLSVSFNDSFGKEVSQTSLKVGFRTIELVQEPVKKGTGLTFYFKVNNVSIFSKGSNWIPSHVLPEKSADPVTIHHLLSSSKKAHMNMLRVWGGGLYESDLFYQLADEMGILIWQDFMFACALYPTNPEFLRSVKTEVKQQVRRLQHHPSIALWAGNNENEAALRGNWYGTSGSKYSLYKADYIKLYVDTIRPLVQAEDSRPYVVSSPSNGLESEQEGYIADNPYSSLYGDTHYYNYLANGWQPAIYPETRFASEYGFQSLPSFKTLSAVSELSDWSMTSNFSDHRQHHPGGNYEMQIEMLQTLPVPADITSPEEYQTFIYFSQIYQAMAIKTETENYRRWRSTLISNGQGLTMGALYWQLNDIWQAPSWASIEFGGKWKMLHYFACNFFAPVLVSPCMTISGELEVHLISDLLQDMETVLTISVYSWDSLTPIYKISSNHILHNASVTKVVDTYLVDFVHSVGCKGNVFQSCFFYFTLQTRSGQDISPHNFLLLSSLAEIVGFRRANITVDAVTPGAEAKVFEVKIKTDAVALFVWLEAYNIEGHFSDNGFLMVTSSRKVQFNAKQNITSDQLKQAVTIISLADIH; this is translated from the coding sequence TACAATGATGGCTGGAATCCTCTTACTGACAAGTGCTATAGTCACATTCACTACTTTTATAGATGCTACACTTTTACTAGACTCTTCAGCACTGGATGGAACGTGGACAGTTCGAAATGCAAATGGGACTATAAAAGCAGCTGCTGTGGTCCCTGGAGGAATTTACACTGACTTGCGGACAGCTGGCATACTCTCACAAGACATCTATTATCGCTTCAATGACATTGAATATCGGTGGGTCAGTATGGACAACTGGACCTACTCTACCAACTTTCAAGTGGCACCAGAGCTGATTAAAAAACAACAAATCTTCTTGGTGTTTCACGGAGTTGACACTGTTGCTTCTGTCTACCTCAATGACAAACATATTGGCGACTGTGGTAACATGTTTGTTCGCTACTCATTTCCCATCAAGTCAGTTATCCAAAGTGGTGAAAACCATCTTGAGGTGAGATTTCAATCAGCTATAACTGCAGCTCAAGCCAGATCTGAAGAACAAGCCAAAAACTACGTTGTGCCACCTAACTGTGTTCCAAAAGAATACAGAGGGGAGTGTCATGTTAACTTCCTTCGGAAGATGCAGGCATCGTTTGCATGGGATTGGGGACCTGCCTTTCCTTCTGCAGGGCTCTGGAAGAGTGTGGTGTTGGAAGCATTTGACACAGCTGTGATTCGGGATGTGACAACAAATGCTAAAGAAACGAAAGATCATTGGATTTTAgacgttaaaatattttttgaaacagGAAGAGAAGTTTCAGAAGTAAGTGGTAAATTTGAAGTCAGTCTTCAGCTTGATACACAACTTCTAATAACTACAAAGGCGGTAACAATGACTCCAGATGTACCTGGAGAATTTAACGCTACCGTTCAAATGGAGGTTGCAAAGGAAGATGTTGAATTGTGGTGGCCCAACGAGTTTGGTGCTCAGAAGCTTTATAATTTGTCTGTTTCCTTTAATGATAGTTTTGGCAAGGAGGTAAGTCAGACCTCGTTGAAAGTGGGTTTCAGGACAATTGAACTAGTGCAAGAACCAGTAAAAAAAGGGACTGGCCTTacgttttattttaaagtaaataacGTATCGATTTTTTCAAAAGGCTCCAATTGGATACCATCACATGTTCTTCCTGAAAAATCAGCTGATCCGGTAACAATACATCACCTTCTGTCATCAAGCAAAAAGGCCCACATGAATATGCTGCGTGTGTGGGGTGGTGGGTTATATGAATCAGATCTCTTCTATCAACTGGCAGATGAGATGGGAATATTAATCTGGCAAGACTTCATGTTTGCATGTGCTCTATATCCTACAAACCCAGAATTCCTCCGATCTGTTAAAACTGAAGTAAAGCAGCAAGTTCGAAGACTTCAACATCACCCCAGCATTGCATTATGGGCAGGAAACAATGAGAATGAAGCTGCTCTTAGGGGCAATTGGTATGGTACTAGTGGAAGCAAGTACAGTTTATACAAAGCAGATTACATCAAACTCTATGTAGATACGATACGACCTTTGGTTCAGGCAGAAGACAGTCGTCCTTATGTTGTATCTAGTCCATCAAATGGATTAGAATCAGAACAGGAGGGCTACATAGCTGATAATCCATATAGCTCACTGTATGGAGACACACATTATTACAACTATTTGGCTAATGGGTGGCAGCCAGCCATATATCCAGAGACACGTTTTGCATCGGAGTATGGTTTCCAGTCTCTTCCATCATTCAAAACTTTGTCAGCAGTGTCAGAACTTTCAGATTGGAGTATGACATCTAATTTCTCCGACCACAGGCAACACCACCCTGGAGGAAATTATGAGATGCAGATAGAAATGCTACAAACCCTCCCAGTTCCAGCAGACATAACCAGTCCTGAAGAATATCAGACCTTCATATACTTCAGCCAGATTTATCAAGCCATGGCTATCAAGACTGAAACTGAGAATTACAGACGATGGCGAAGCACATTGATATCAAATGGACAAGGACTAACAATGGGTGCCCTATACTGGCAACTGAATGACATCTGGCAGGCACCATCTTGGGCTTCTATAGAATTTGGGGGGAAATGGAAAATGCTACATTATTTCGCATGCAATTTCTTTGCACCAGTTCTTGTATCTCCTTGTATGACAATTAGTGGAGAGCTTGAAGTGCATCTTATATcagacctcttgcaggatatgGAAACAGTACTCACGATTTCTGTGTACAGTTGGGACAGTCTAACTCCAATCTACAAAATTTCATCAAACCACATATTACACAATGCATCTGTCACTAAAGTAGTTGATACATATCTGGTGGATTTTGTACACAGTGTCGGATGTAAGGGCAATGTATTTCAAAGTTGCTTCTTTTACTTTACACTGCAGACACGCAGTGGACAAGACATTAGTCCACATAACTTTTTGTTACTTTCATCTCTCGCAGAAATTGTTGGTTTCAGAAGAGCAAACATTACTGTGGATGCTGTGACACCTGGGGCAGAGGCTAAAGTGTTTGAGGTAAAAATTAAAACAGATGCAGTGGCATTATTTGTATGGCTGGAGGCATACAATATTGAGGGCCACTTCTCGGACAATGGGTTCTTGATGGTTACTTCTAGTCGAAAAGTGCAGttcaatgcaaaacaaaatatcaCAAGTGATCAACTAAAGCAAGCTGTTACAATTATTTCACTTGCAGATATCCACTAA
- the LOC138692451 gene encoding beta-mannosidase-like isoform X3, producing MMAGILLLTSAIVTFTTFIDATLLLDSSALDGTWTVRNANGTIKAAAVVPGGIYTDLRTAGILSQDIYYRFNDIEYRWVSMDNWTYSTNFQVAPELIKKQQIFLVFHGVDTVASVYLNDKHIGDCGNMFVRYSFPIKSVIQSGENHLEVRFQSAITAAQARSEEQAKNYVVPPNCVPKEYRGECHVNFLRKMQASFAWDWGPAFPSAGLWKSVVLEAFDTAVIRDVTTNAKETKDHWILDVKIFFETGREVSEVSGKFEVSLQLDTQLLITTKAVTMTPDVPGEFNATVQMEVAKEDVELWWPNEFGAQKLYNLSVSFNDSFGKEVSQTSLKVGFRTIELVQEPVKKGTGLTFYFKVNNVSIFSKGSNWIPSHVLPEKSADPVTIHHLLSSSKKAHMNMLRVWGGGLYESDLFYQLADEMGILIWQDFMFACALYPTNPEFLRSVKTEVKQQVRRLQHHPSIALWAGNNENEAALRGNWYGTSGSKYSLYKADYIKLYVDTIRPLVQAEDSRPYVVSSPSNGLESEQEGYIADNPYSSLYGDTHYYNYLANGWQPAIYPETRFASEYGFQSLPSFKTLSAVSELSDWSMTSNFSDHRQHHPGGNYEMQIEMLQTLPVPADITSPEEYQTFIYFSQIYQAMAIKTETENYRRWRSTLISNGQGLTMGALYWQLNDIWQAPSWASIEFGGKWKMLHYFACNFFAPVLVSPCMTISGELEVHLISDLLQDMETVLTISVYSWDSLTPIYKISSNHILHNASVTKVVDTYLVDFVHSVGCKGNVFQSCFFYFTLQTRSGQDISPHNFLLLSSLAEIVGFRRANITVDAVTPGAEAKVFEVKIKTDAVALFVWLEAYNIEGHFSDNGFLMVTSSRKVQFNAKQNITSDQLKQAVTIISLADIH from the coding sequence ATGATGGCTGGAATCCTCTTACTGACAAGTGCTATAGTCACATTCACTACTTTTATAGATGCTACACTTTTACTAGACTCTTCAGCACTGGATGGAACGTGGACAGTTCGAAATGCAAATGGGACTATAAAAGCAGCTGCTGTGGTCCCTGGAGGAATTTACACTGACTTGCGGACAGCTGGCATACTCTCACAAGACATCTATTATCGCTTCAATGACATTGAATATCGGTGGGTCAGTATGGACAACTGGACCTACTCTACCAACTTTCAAGTGGCACCAGAGCTGATTAAAAAACAACAAATCTTCTTGGTGTTTCACGGAGTTGACACTGTTGCTTCTGTCTACCTCAATGACAAACATATTGGCGACTGTGGTAACATGTTTGTTCGCTACTCATTTCCCATCAAGTCAGTTATCCAAAGTGGTGAAAACCATCTTGAGGTGAGATTTCAATCAGCTATAACTGCAGCTCAAGCCAGATCTGAAGAACAAGCCAAAAACTACGTTGTGCCACCTAACTGTGTTCCAAAAGAATACAGAGGGGAGTGTCATGTTAACTTCCTTCGGAAGATGCAGGCATCGTTTGCATGGGATTGGGGACCTGCCTTTCCTTCTGCAGGGCTCTGGAAGAGTGTGGTGTTGGAAGCATTTGACACAGCTGTGATTCGGGATGTGACAACAAATGCTAAAGAAACGAAAGATCATTGGATTTTAgacgttaaaatattttttgaaacagGAAGAGAAGTTTCAGAAGTAAGTGGTAAATTTGAAGTCAGTCTTCAGCTTGATACACAACTTCTAATAACTACAAAGGCGGTAACAATGACTCCAGATGTACCTGGAGAATTTAACGCTACCGTTCAAATGGAGGTTGCAAAGGAAGATGTTGAATTGTGGTGGCCCAACGAGTTTGGTGCTCAGAAGCTTTATAATTTGTCTGTTTCCTTTAATGATAGTTTTGGCAAGGAGGTAAGTCAGACCTCGTTGAAAGTGGGTTTCAGGACAATTGAACTAGTGCAAGAACCAGTAAAAAAAGGGACTGGCCTTacgttttattttaaagtaaataacGTATCGATTTTTTCAAAAGGCTCCAATTGGATACCATCACATGTTCTTCCTGAAAAATCAGCTGATCCGGTAACAATACATCACCTTCTGTCATCAAGCAAAAAGGCCCACATGAATATGCTGCGTGTGTGGGGTGGTGGGTTATATGAATCAGATCTCTTCTATCAACTGGCAGATGAGATGGGAATATTAATCTGGCAAGACTTCATGTTTGCATGTGCTCTATATCCTACAAACCCAGAATTCCTCCGATCTGTTAAAACTGAAGTAAAGCAGCAAGTTCGAAGACTTCAACATCACCCCAGCATTGCATTATGGGCAGGAAACAATGAGAATGAAGCTGCTCTTAGGGGCAATTGGTATGGTACTAGTGGAAGCAAGTACAGTTTATACAAAGCAGATTACATCAAACTCTATGTAGATACGATACGACCTTTGGTTCAGGCAGAAGACAGTCGTCCTTATGTTGTATCTAGTCCATCAAATGGATTAGAATCAGAACAGGAGGGCTACATAGCTGATAATCCATATAGCTCACTGTATGGAGACACACATTATTACAACTATTTGGCTAATGGGTGGCAGCCAGCCATATATCCAGAGACACGTTTTGCATCGGAGTATGGTTTCCAGTCTCTTCCATCATTCAAAACTTTGTCAGCAGTGTCAGAACTTTCAGATTGGAGTATGACATCTAATTTCTCCGACCACAGGCAACACCACCCTGGAGGAAATTATGAGATGCAGATAGAAATGCTACAAACCCTCCCAGTTCCAGCAGACATAACCAGTCCTGAAGAATATCAGACCTTCATATACTTCAGCCAGATTTATCAAGCCATGGCTATCAAGACTGAAACTGAGAATTACAGACGATGGCGAAGCACATTGATATCAAATGGACAAGGACTAACAATGGGTGCCCTATACTGGCAACTGAATGACATCTGGCAGGCACCATCTTGGGCTTCTATAGAATTTGGGGGGAAATGGAAAATGCTACATTATTTCGCATGCAATTTCTTTGCACCAGTTCTTGTATCTCCTTGTATGACAATTAGTGGAGAGCTTGAAGTGCATCTTATATcagacctcttgcaggatatgGAAACAGTACTCACGATTTCTGTGTACAGTTGGGACAGTCTAACTCCAATCTACAAAATTTCATCAAACCACATATTACACAATGCATCTGTCACTAAAGTAGTTGATACATATCTGGTGGATTTTGTACACAGTGTCGGATGTAAGGGCAATGTATTTCAAAGTTGCTTCTTTTACTTTACACTGCAGACACGCAGTGGACAAGACATTAGTCCACATAACTTTTTGTTACTTTCATCTCTCGCAGAAATTGTTGGTTTCAGAAGAGCAAACATTACTGTGGATGCTGTGACACCTGGGGCAGAGGCTAAAGTGTTTGAGGTAAAAATTAAAACAGATGCAGTGGCATTATTTGTATGGCTGGAGGCATACAATATTGAGGGCCACTTCTCGGACAATGGGTTCTTGATGGTTACTTCTAGTCGAAAAGTGCAGttcaatgcaaaacaaaatatcaCAAGTGATCAACTAAAGCAAGCTGTTACAATTATTTCACTTGCAGATATCCACTAA